A part of Sus scrofa isolate TJ Tabasco breed Duroc unplaced genomic scaffold, Sscrofa11.1 Contig2094, whole genome shotgun sequence genomic DNA contains:
- the SLC11A2 gene encoding natural resistance-associated macrophage protein 2 isoform X2, producing the protein MESYSKNSGTQVSAMVLGPEQKTPSEDASGEHGDTASLGAINPAYSHSSLPQSPGGLSEEPFTTYFDEKIAIPEEEHSCFSFRKLWAFTGPGFLMSIAYLDPGNIESDLQSGAVAGFKLLWILLLATIVGLLLQRLAARLGVVTGLHLAEVCHRQYPKVPRIILWLMVELAIIGSDMQEVIGSAIAINLLSVGRIPLWGGVLITIADTFVFLFLDKYGLRKLEAFFGFLITVMALTFGYEYVTVKPSQSQVLKGMFLPSCSGCRTPQIEQAVGIVGAVIMPHNMYLHSALVKSRQVNRANKEEVREANKYFFIESCIALFVSFIINVFVVSVFAEAFFEKTNQQVVDVCRNSSSPHSDLFPEDNSTLAVDIYKGGVVLGCYFGPAALYIWAVGILAAGQSSTMTGTYSGQFVMEGFLNLKWSRFARVILTRSIAIIPTLLVAVFQDVEHLTGMNDFLNVLQSLQLPFALIPILTFTSLRPVMSEFANGIGWRIAGGILVLIVCSINMYFVVVYVQDLGHVVLYVVAAVVSVAYLSFVFYLGWQCLIALGMSFLDCGHTYHLGLTVQPELYLLNTVDADSLVSR; encoded by the exons ATGG AATCCTATTCTAAGAACTCAGGCACTCAGGTATCCGCCATGGTATTAGGTCCTGAACAGAAGACACCGTCTG AAGATGCTTCTGGAGAACATGGGGACACGGCCAGTCTTGGTGCCATCAACCCTGCTTACAGTCACTCCTCTCTCCCGCAGTCGCCCGGGGGGCTCTCAGAGGAGCCCTTCACCACCTACTTTGACGAGAAGATCGCCATTCCTGAGGAGGAG CACTCGTGTTTTAGCTTTCGTAAACTCTGGGCTTTCACGGGACCAGGATTTCTTATGAGCATTGCCTACCTGGATCCAGGAAACATCGAGTCTGATTTGCAGTCTGGAGCAGTGGCTGGATTTAAG TTGCTCTGGATTCTTCTGTTGGCCACCATCGTGGGGCTTCTGCTCCAGCGCCTTGCGGCTAGACTGGGAGTGGTCACTGGGCTGCATCTTGCTGAAGTGTGTCACCGTCAGTATCCCAAG GTTCCGCGAATTATCCTATGGCTAATGGTGGAGTTGGCTATCATTGGCTCAGACATGCAAGAAGTTATTGGCTCAGCTATTGCCATCAATCTCCTATCTGTTGGAAG GATTCCTCTCTGGGGTGGCGTTCTCATCACCATTGCAGAtacctttgtatttctctttttggacAAGTATG GCTTGCGGAAGCTAGAAGCattttttggttttctcatcACCGTTATGGCCCTCACATTTGGATATGAG TATGTTACAGTGAAACCCAGCCAGAGCCAGGTGCTCAAGGGAATGTTCCTGCCATCGTGTTCAGGCTGTCGTACCCCACAGATCGAGCAGGCTGTGGGCATCGTGGGTGCTGTCATCATGCCACACAACATGTACCTGCATTCTGCCCTAGTCAAG TCCAGACAGGTAAACCGAGCCAATAAGGAGGAAGTGCGAGAAGCCAATAAGTACTTTTTcattgaatcctgcattgctctctttgtttcctttatcATCAACGTCTTTGTTGTCTCAGTCTTTGCCGAAGCGTTTTTTGAGAAAACCAACCAGCAGGTG GTTGACGTCTGTAGAAATAGCAGCAGTCCCCATAGTGACCTTTTTCCTGAGGACAACTCGACACTGGCTGTGGACATCTACAAAGGG GGCGTGGTGCTAGGGTGTTACTTCGGGCCGGCGGCACTCTACATCTGGGCAGTGGGGATCCTGGCTGCAGGTCAGAGCTCCACCATGACAGGAACCTACTCCGGCCAGTTCGTCATGGAG ggATTCCTGAACCTGAAGTGGTCGCGCTTCGCCCGAGTGATCCTGACGCGCTCTATCGCCATCATCCCCACTCTGCTGGTGGCCGTCTTCCAGGATGTAGAGCATCTCACAGGGATGAATGACTTCCTGAATGTCCTCCAGAGCTTACAA cttcccTTTGCTCTCATACCCATCCTCACGTTTACAAGCTTGCGGCCAGTAATGAGTGAATTCGCCAACGGGAT AGGCTGGAGGATCGCAGGCGGTATCTTGGTCCTCATCGTCTGTTCCATCAACATGTACTTCGTCGTGGTTTACGTCCAGGATCTAGGGCATGTGGTGTTGTATGTGGTGGCTGCCGTGGTCAGCGTAGCTTATCTGAGCTTCGTGTTTTACTTG GGTTGGCAATGTTTGATTGCACTGGGCATGTCCTTCCTGGACTGTGGGCACACG
- the SLC11A2 gene encoding natural resistance-associated macrophage protein 2 (The RefSeq protein has 1 substitution compared to this genomic sequence): MVLGPEQKTPSEDASGEHGDTASLGAINPAYSHSSLPQSPGGLSEEPFTTYFDEKIAIPEEEHSCFSFRKLWAFTGPGFLMSIAYLDPGNIESDLQSGAVAGFKLLWILLLATIVGLLLQRLAARLGVVTGLHLAEVCHRQYPKVPRIILWLMVELAIIGSDMQEVIGSAIAINLLSVGRIPLWGGVLITIADTFVFLFLDKYGLRKLEAFFGFLITVMALTFGYEYVTVKPSQSQVLKGMFLPSCSGCRTPQIEQAVGIVGAVIMPHNMYLHSALVKSRQVNRANKEEVREANKYFFIESCIALFVSFIINVFVVSVFAEAFFEKTNQQVVDVCRNSSSPHSDLFPEDNSTLAVDIYKGGVVLGCYFGPAALYIWAVGILAAGQSSTMTGTYSGQFVMEGFLNLKWSRFARVILTRSIAIIPTLLVAVFQDVEHLTGMNDFLNVLQSLQLPFALIPILTFTSLRPVMSEFANGIGWRIAGGILVLIVCSINMYFVVVYVQDLGHVVLYVVAAVVSVAYLSFVFYLGWQCLIALGMSFLDCGHTVSISKALLTEEATSGNAK, encoded by the exons ATGGTATTAGGTCCTGAACAGAAGACACCGTCTG AAGATGCTTCTGGAGAACATGGGGACACGGCCAGTCTTGGTGCCATCAACCCTGCTTACAGTCACTCCTCTCTCCCGCAGTCGCCCGGGGGGCTCTCAGAGGAGCCCTTCACCACCTACTTTGACGAGAAGATCGCCATTCCTGAGGAGGAG CACTCGTGTTTTAGCTTTCGTAAACTCTGGGCTTTCACGGGACCAGGATTTCTTATGAGCATTGCCTACCTGGATCCAGGAAACATCGAGTCTGATTTGCAGTCTGGAGCAGTGGCTGGATTTAAG TTGCTCTGGATTCTTCTGTTGGCCACCATCGTGGGGCTTCTGCTCCAGCGCCTTGCGGCTAGACTGGGAGTGGTCACTGGGCTGCATCTTGCTGAAGTGTGTCACCGTCAGTATCCCAAG GTTCCGCGAATTATCCTATGGCTAATGGTGGAGTTGGCTATCATTGGCTCAGACATGCAAGAAGTTATTGGCTCAGCTATTGCCATCAATCTCCTATCTGTTGGAAG GATTCCTCTCTGGGGTGGCGTTCTCATCACCATTGCAGAtacctttgtatttctctttttggacAAGTATG GCTTGCGGAAGCTAGAAGCattttttggttttctcatcACCGTTATGGCCCTCACATTTGGATATGAG TATGTTACAGTGAAACCCAGCCAGAGCCAGGTGCTCAAGGGAATGTTCCTGCCATCGTGTTCAGGCTGTCGTACCCCACAGATCGAGCAGGCTGTGGGCATCGTGGGTGCTGTCATCATGCCACACAACATGTACCTGCATTCTGCCCTAGTCAAG TCCAGACAGGTAAACCGAGCCAATAAGGAGGAAGTGCGAGAAGCCAATAAGTACTTTTTcattgaatcctgcattgctctctttgtttcctttatcATCAACGTCTTTGTTGTCTCAGTCTTTGCCGAAGCGTTTTTTGAGAAAACCAACCAGCAGGTG GTTGACGTCTGTAGAAATAGCAGCAGTCCCCATAGTGACCTTTTTCCTGAGGACAACTCGACACTGGCTGTGGACATCTACAAAGGG GGCGTGGTGCTAGGGTGTTACTTCGGGCCGGCGGCACTCTACATCTGGGCAGTGGGGATCCTGGCTGCAGGTCAGAGCTCCACCATGACAGGAACCTACTCCGGCCAGTTCGTCATGGAG ggATTCCTGAACCTGAAGTGGTCGCGCTTCGCCCGAGTGATCCTGACGCGCTCTATCGCCATCATCCCCACTCTGCTGGTGGCCGTCTTCCAGGATGTAGAGCATCTCACAGGGATGAATGACTTCCTGAATGTCCTCCAGAGCTTACAA cttcccTTTGCTCTCATACCCATCCTCACGTTTACAAGCTTGCGGCCAGTAATGAGTGAATTCGCCAACGGGAT AGGCTGGAGGATCGCAGGCGGTATCTTGGTCCTCATCGTCTGTTCCATCAACATGTACTTCGTCGTGGTTTACGTCCAGGATCTAGGGCATGTGGTGTTGTATGTGGTGGCTGCCGTGGTCAGCGTAGCTTATCTGAGCTTCGTGTTTTACTTG GGTTGGCAATGTTTGATTGCACTGGGCATGTCCTTCCTGGACTGTGGGCACACGGTAAGCATCTCTAAAGCCCTGCTGACTGAAGAAGCCACCAGTGGCTATGCTAAGTAA
- the SLC11A2 gene encoding natural resistance-associated macrophage protein 2 isoform X1, producing MKKGKKEAAPCCELKSYSKNSGTQVSAMVLGPEQKTPSEDASGEHGDTASLGAINPAYSHSSLPQSPGGLSEEPFTTYFDEKIAIPEEEHSCFSFRKLWAFTGPGFLMSIAYLDPGNIESDLQSGAVAGFKLLWILLLATIVGLLLQRLAARLGVVTGLHLAEVCHRQYPKVPRIILWLMVELAIIGSDMQEVIGSAIAINLLSVGRIPLWGGVLITIADTFVFLFLDKYGLRKLEAFFGFLITVMALTFGYEYVTVKPSQSQVLKGMFLPSCSGCRTPQIEQAVGIVGAVIMPHNMYLHSALVKSRQVNRANKEEVREANKYFFIESCIALFVSFIINVFVVSVFAEAFFEKTNQQVVDVCRNSSSPHSDLFPEDNSTLAVDIYKGGVVLGCYFGPAALYIWAVGILAAGQSSTMTGTYSGQFVMEGFLNLKWSRFARVILTRSIAIIPTLLVAVFQDVEHLTGMNDFLNVLQSLQLPFALIPILTFTSLRPVMSEFANGIGWRIAGGILVLIVCSINMYFVVVYVQDLGHVVLYVVAAVVSVAYLSFVFYLGWQCLIALGMSFLDCGHTYHLGLTVQPELYLLNTVDADSLVSR from the exons AATCCTATTCTAAGAACTCAGGCACTCAGGTATCCGCCATGGTATTAGGTCCTGAACAGAAGACACCGTCTG AAGATGCTTCTGGAGAACATGGGGACACGGCCAGTCTTGGTGCCATCAACCCTGCTTACAGTCACTCCTCTCTCCCGCAGTCGCCCGGGGGGCTCTCAGAGGAGCCCTTCACCACCTACTTTGACGAGAAGATCGCCATTCCTGAGGAGGAG CACTCGTGTTTTAGCTTTCGTAAACTCTGGGCTTTCACGGGACCAGGATTTCTTATGAGCATTGCCTACCTGGATCCAGGAAACATCGAGTCTGATTTGCAGTCTGGAGCAGTGGCTGGATTTAAG TTGCTCTGGATTCTTCTGTTGGCCACCATCGTGGGGCTTCTGCTCCAGCGCCTTGCGGCTAGACTGGGAGTGGTCACTGGGCTGCATCTTGCTGAAGTGTGTCACCGTCAGTATCCCAAG GTTCCGCGAATTATCCTATGGCTAATGGTGGAGTTGGCTATCATTGGCTCAGACATGCAAGAAGTTATTGGCTCAGCTATTGCCATCAATCTCCTATCTGTTGGAAG GATTCCTCTCTGGGGTGGCGTTCTCATCACCATTGCAGAtacctttgtatttctctttttggacAAGTATG GCTTGCGGAAGCTAGAAGCattttttggttttctcatcACCGTTATGGCCCTCACATTTGGATATGAG TATGTTACAGTGAAACCCAGCCAGAGCCAGGTGCTCAAGGGAATGTTCCTGCCATCGTGTTCAGGCTGTCGTACCCCACAGATCGAGCAGGCTGTGGGCATCGTGGGTGCTGTCATCATGCCACACAACATGTACCTGCATTCTGCCCTAGTCAAG TCCAGACAGGTAAACCGAGCCAATAAGGAGGAAGTGCGAGAAGCCAATAAGTACTTTTTcattgaatcctgcattgctctctttgtttcctttatcATCAACGTCTTTGTTGTCTCAGTCTTTGCCGAAGCGTTTTTTGAGAAAACCAACCAGCAGGTG GTTGACGTCTGTAGAAATAGCAGCAGTCCCCATAGTGACCTTTTTCCTGAGGACAACTCGACACTGGCTGTGGACATCTACAAAGGG GGCGTGGTGCTAGGGTGTTACTTCGGGCCGGCGGCACTCTACATCTGGGCAGTGGGGATCCTGGCTGCAGGTCAGAGCTCCACCATGACAGGAACCTACTCCGGCCAGTTCGTCATGGAG ggATTCCTGAACCTGAAGTGGTCGCGCTTCGCCCGAGTGATCCTGACGCGCTCTATCGCCATCATCCCCACTCTGCTGGTGGCCGTCTTCCAGGATGTAGAGCATCTCACAGGGATGAATGACTTCCTGAATGTCCTCCAGAGCTTACAA cttcccTTTGCTCTCATACCCATCCTCACGTTTACAAGCTTGCGGCCAGTAATGAGTGAATTCGCCAACGGGAT AGGCTGGAGGATCGCAGGCGGTATCTTGGTCCTCATCGTCTGTTCCATCAACATGTACTTCGTCGTGGTTTACGTCCAGGATCTAGGGCATGTGGTGTTGTATGTGGTGGCTGCCGTGGTCAGCGTAGCTTATCTGAGCTTCGTGTTTTACTTG GGTTGGCAATGTTTGATTGCACTGGGCATGTCCTTCCTGGACTGTGGGCACACG
- the SLC11A2 gene encoding natural resistance-associated macrophage protein 2 isoform X3 — protein MVLGPEQKTPSEDASGEHGDTASLGAINPAYSHSSLPQSPGGLSEEPFTTYFDEKIAIPEEEHSCFSFRKLWAFTGPGFLMSIAYLDPGNIESDLQSGAVAGFKLLWILLLATIVGLLLQRLAARLGVVTGLHLAEVCHRQYPKVPRIILWLMVELAIIGSDMQEVIGSAIAINLLSVGRIPLWGGVLITIADTFVFLFLDKYGLRKLEAFFGFLITVMALTFGYEYVTVKPSQSQVLKGMFLPSCSGCRTPQIEQAVGIVGAVIMPHNMYLHSALVKSRQVNRANKEEVREANKYFFIESCIALFVSFIINVFVVSVFAEAFFEKTNQQVVDVCRNSSSPHSDLFPEDNSTLAVDIYKGGVVLGCYFGPAALYIWAVGILAAGQSSTMTGTYSGQFVMEGFLNLKWSRFARVILTRSIAIIPTLLVAVFQDVEHLTGMNDFLNVLQSLQLPFALIPILTFTSLRPVMSEFANGIGWRIAGGILVLIVCSINMYFVVVYVQDLGHVVLYVVAAVVSVAYLSFVFYLGWQCLIALGMSFLDCGHTYHLGLTVQPELYLLNTVDADSLVSR, from the exons ATGGTATTAGGTCCTGAACAGAAGACACCGTCTG AAGATGCTTCTGGAGAACATGGGGACACGGCCAGTCTTGGTGCCATCAACCCTGCTTACAGTCACTCCTCTCTCCCGCAGTCGCCCGGGGGGCTCTCAGAGGAGCCCTTCACCACCTACTTTGACGAGAAGATCGCCATTCCTGAGGAGGAG CACTCGTGTTTTAGCTTTCGTAAACTCTGGGCTTTCACGGGACCAGGATTTCTTATGAGCATTGCCTACCTGGATCCAGGAAACATCGAGTCTGATTTGCAGTCTGGAGCAGTGGCTGGATTTAAG TTGCTCTGGATTCTTCTGTTGGCCACCATCGTGGGGCTTCTGCTCCAGCGCCTTGCGGCTAGACTGGGAGTGGTCACTGGGCTGCATCTTGCTGAAGTGTGTCACCGTCAGTATCCCAAG GTTCCGCGAATTATCCTATGGCTAATGGTGGAGTTGGCTATCATTGGCTCAGACATGCAAGAAGTTATTGGCTCAGCTATTGCCATCAATCTCCTATCTGTTGGAAG GATTCCTCTCTGGGGTGGCGTTCTCATCACCATTGCAGAtacctttgtatttctctttttggacAAGTATG GCTTGCGGAAGCTAGAAGCattttttggttttctcatcACCGTTATGGCCCTCACATTTGGATATGAG TATGTTACAGTGAAACCCAGCCAGAGCCAGGTGCTCAAGGGAATGTTCCTGCCATCGTGTTCAGGCTGTCGTACCCCACAGATCGAGCAGGCTGTGGGCATCGTGGGTGCTGTCATCATGCCACACAACATGTACCTGCATTCTGCCCTAGTCAAG TCCAGACAGGTAAACCGAGCCAATAAGGAGGAAGTGCGAGAAGCCAATAAGTACTTTTTcattgaatcctgcattgctctctttgtttcctttatcATCAACGTCTTTGTTGTCTCAGTCTTTGCCGAAGCGTTTTTTGAGAAAACCAACCAGCAGGTG GTTGACGTCTGTAGAAATAGCAGCAGTCCCCATAGTGACCTTTTTCCTGAGGACAACTCGACACTGGCTGTGGACATCTACAAAGGG GGCGTGGTGCTAGGGTGTTACTTCGGGCCGGCGGCACTCTACATCTGGGCAGTGGGGATCCTGGCTGCAGGTCAGAGCTCCACCATGACAGGAACCTACTCCGGCCAGTTCGTCATGGAG ggATTCCTGAACCTGAAGTGGTCGCGCTTCGCCCGAGTGATCCTGACGCGCTCTATCGCCATCATCCCCACTCTGCTGGTGGCCGTCTTCCAGGATGTAGAGCATCTCACAGGGATGAATGACTTCCTGAATGTCCTCCAGAGCTTACAA cttcccTTTGCTCTCATACCCATCCTCACGTTTACAAGCTTGCGGCCAGTAATGAGTGAATTCGCCAACGGGAT AGGCTGGAGGATCGCAGGCGGTATCTTGGTCCTCATCGTCTGTTCCATCAACATGTACTTCGTCGTGGTTTACGTCCAGGATCTAGGGCATGTGGTGTTGTATGTGGTGGCTGCCGTGGTCAGCGTAGCTTATCTGAGCTTCGTGTTTTACTTG GGTTGGCAATGTTTGATTGCACTGGGCATGTCCTTCCTGGACTGTGGGCACACG